The Oncorhynchus nerka isolate Pitt River linkage group LG24, Oner_Uvic_2.0, whole genome shotgun sequence genome has a window encoding:
- the LOC115107439 gene encoding podocan-like isoform X2, whose translation MARTSLLQGLTVLLLAWALVHCQAPLEPQEEEEEDDPMEETEIENFLVPAVAKVEPVVCPGECSCTEEGAVDCAGVDLMDFPSELSESTRILSLQDNDPKQNSRLCKGYLTKKESDGVLHQMTWPPQSPDLNPIEMV comes from the exons ATGGCCAGGACATCTCTGCTGCAGGGCCTGACTGTGTTGCTCCTGGCCTGGGCTCTGGTGCACTGCCAAGCCCCTCTGGAGCcccaggaggaagaggaagaggacgatcccatggaggagacagagatagagaactTCCTGGTCCCGGCCGTGGCGAAGGTGGAGCCGGTGGTGTGTCCTGGCGAGTGTAGCTGTACAGAGGAGGGAGCAGTGGACTGTGCTGGGGTTGACCTCATGGACTTTCCTAGTGAGCTGTCTGAGAGCACGCGCATTCTCTCGCTGCAG gacaatgacccaaaacaaaactccaggctgtgcaagggctatttgaccaagaaggagagtgatggagtgctgcatcagatgacctggcctccacaatcacccgacctcaacccaattgagatggtttga